From a single Sus scrofa isolate TJ Tabasco breed Duroc chromosome 13, Sscrofa11.1, whole genome shotgun sequence genomic region:
- the CLDND1 gene encoding claudin domain-containing protein 1 isoform X1, which produces MDNRFATAFVIACVLSLISTIYMAASIGTDFWYEYRSPVQENSSDLNKSIWNDFASDEADEKTYNDALFRYNGTVGLWRRCITIPQNTYWYNPPGIERPESHDMVTRCMSFTLTEQFMEKFVDPGNHNSGIDLLRTYLWRCQFLLPFVSLGLMCFGALIGLCACICRSLYPTIATGILHLLAGLCTLGSVSCYVAGIELLHQKLELPENVSGEFGWSFCLACVSAPLQFMASALFIWAAHTNRKEYTLMKAYRVA; this is translated from the exons ATGGATAACCGTTTTGCCACAGCATTTGTAATCGCTTGTGTACTTAGCCTCATTTCAACCATCTACATGGCAGCCTCAATTGGCACAGACTTCTGGTATGAGTATCGAAGTCCAGTTCAAGAAAATTCCAGCGATTTGAACAAAAGCATCTGGAACGACTTTGCTAGTGATGAGGCAGATGAAAAGACTTATAATGATGCACTTTTTCGATAcaatggcacagtgggattgTGGAGACGGTGTATCACTATACCCCAAAACACATACTGGTATAACCCACCAGGTATAGAAAGGCCAg AGTCACATGATATGGTCACAAGATGCATGAGTTTCACGCTAACTGAGCAGTTCATGGAGAAATTTGTTGATCCCGGAAACCACAATAGTGGAATTGATCTGCTTCGGACCT atcttTGGCGTTGCCAGTTCCTTTTACCTTTTGTTAGTCTAGGTTTGATGTGCTTTGGAGCTTTGATTGGACTTTGTGCTTGTATTTGCCGGAGCTTATATCCCACCATTGCCACAGGCATTCTCCATCTTCTTGCAG GTCTGTGTACACTGGGCTCAGTGAGTTGTTACGTTGCTGGAATTGAACTACTCCACCAGAAACTAGAGCTGCCTGAGAATGTGTCCGGTGAATTCGGATGGTCCTTCTGCCTGGCATGTGTCTCTGCTCCCTTACAGTTCATGGCTTCTGCTCTCTTCATCTGGGCTGCTCATACCAACCGGAAGGAGTACACCTTAATGAAGGCATATCGCGTGGCGTGA
- the CLDND1 gene encoding claudin domain-containing protein 1 isoform X2 gives MDNRFATAFVIACVLSLISTIYMAASIGTDFWYEYRSPVQENSSDLNKSIWNDFASDEADEKTYNDALFRYNGTVGLWRRCITIPQNTYWYNPPESHDMVTRCMSFTLTEQFMEKFVDPGNHNSGIDLLRTYLWRCQFLLPFVSLGLMCFGALIGLCACICRSLYPTIATGILHLLAGLCTLGSVSCYVAGIELLHQKLELPENVSGEFGWSFCLACVSAPLQFMASALFIWAAHTNRKEYTLMKAYRVA, from the exons ATGGATAACCGTTTTGCCACAGCATTTGTAATCGCTTGTGTACTTAGCCTCATTTCAACCATCTACATGGCAGCCTCAATTGGCACAGACTTCTGGTATGAGTATCGAAGTCCAGTTCAAGAAAATTCCAGCGATTTGAACAAAAGCATCTGGAACGACTTTGCTAGTGATGAGGCAGATGAAAAGACTTATAATGATGCACTTTTTCGATAcaatggcacagtgggattgTGGAGACGGTGTATCACTATACCCCAAAACACATACTGGTATAACCCACCAG AGTCACATGATATGGTCACAAGATGCATGAGTTTCACGCTAACTGAGCAGTTCATGGAGAAATTTGTTGATCCCGGAAACCACAATAGTGGAATTGATCTGCTTCGGACCT atcttTGGCGTTGCCAGTTCCTTTTACCTTTTGTTAGTCTAGGTTTGATGTGCTTTGGAGCTTTGATTGGACTTTGTGCTTGTATTTGCCGGAGCTTATATCCCACCATTGCCACAGGCATTCTCCATCTTCTTGCAG GTCTGTGTACACTGGGCTCAGTGAGTTGTTACGTTGCTGGAATTGAACTACTCCACCAGAAACTAGAGCTGCCTGAGAATGTGTCCGGTGAATTCGGATGGTCCTTCTGCCTGGCATGTGTCTCTGCTCCCTTACAGTTCATGGCTTCTGCTCTCTTCATCTGGGCTGCTCATACCAACCGGAAGGAGTACACCTTAATGAAGGCATATCGCGTGGCGTGA
- the CLDND1 gene encoding claudin domain-containing protein 1 isoform X3, producing MGGDRLENKTSVSVASWSSLNARMDNRFATAFVIACVLSLISTIYMAASIGTDFWYEYRSPVQENSSDLNKSIWNDFASDEADEKTYNDALFRYNGTVGLWRRCITIPQNTYWYNPPGIERPESHDMVTRCMSFTLTEQFMEKFVDPGNHNSGIDLLRTYLWRCQFLLPFVSLGLMCFGALIGLCACICRSLYPTIATGILHLLAGLCTLGSVSCYVAGIELLHQKLELPENVSGEFGWSFCLACVSAPLQFMASALFIWAAHTNRKEYTLMKAYRVA from the exons ATGGGCG GTGATAGACTAGAGAACAAGACCTCTGTCTCCGTAGCATCCTGG AGCAGTCTGAATGCCAGAATGGATAACCGTTTTGCCACAGCATTTGTAATCGCTTGTGTACTTAGCCTCATTTCAACCATCTACATGGCAGCCTCAATTGGCACAGACTTCTGGTATGAGTATCGAAGTCCAGTTCAAGAAAATTCCAGCGATTTGAACAAAAGCATCTGGAACGACTTTGCTAGTGATGAGGCAGATGAAAAGACTTATAATGATGCACTTTTTCGATAcaatggcacagtgggattgTGGAGACGGTGTATCACTATACCCCAAAACACATACTGGTATAACCCACCAGGTATAGAAAGGCCAg AGTCACATGATATGGTCACAAGATGCATGAGTTTCACGCTAACTGAGCAGTTCATGGAGAAATTTGTTGATCCCGGAAACCACAATAGTGGAATTGATCTGCTTCGGACCT atcttTGGCGTTGCCAGTTCCTTTTACCTTTTGTTAGTCTAGGTTTGATGTGCTTTGGAGCTTTGATTGGACTTTGTGCTTGTATTTGCCGGAGCTTATATCCCACCATTGCCACAGGCATTCTCCATCTTCTTGCAG GTCTGTGTACACTGGGCTCAGTGAGTTGTTACGTTGCTGGAATTGAACTACTCCACCAGAAACTAGAGCTGCCTGAGAATGTGTCCGGTGAATTCGGATGGTCCTTCTGCCTGGCATGTGTCTCTGCTCCCTTACAGTTCATGGCTTCTGCTCTCTTCATCTGGGCTGCTCATACCAACCGGAAGGAGTACACCTTAATGAAGGCATATCGCGTGGCGTGA